One genomic region from Paracoccus pantotrophus encodes:
- a CDS encoding PP2C family protein-serine/threonine phosphatase yields the protein MMILDPQAATTIPHSMRLVLLVDDSRAQRRTLAVQLLRAGYQVVEAASGDEAMRICLERRPDIVISDWMMPGQSGLEFCRRFREMQSDRYGYFILLTSRNDKKDIAQGLRAGADEFLTKPVSGAELLARLSASERILRMEESLRSANTQLSATLAQLRETQAAIDRDLREAQRLQQGLVRERHGRYGDFDLSLLMRPAGHIGGDLVGFFPINARRVGLFALDVAGHGVASALLCARLAALLSGGTDQNIALRITDLGLYDARPPTEVLRHLNTLMIEELRTESYFTMVYADLDFLTGQLRLVQAGHPHPVLQRADGRIERIGGGGLPVGVFPDAAYDEVQLALGPGDRLFISSDGLTESENARGEPLGEEGLNAILRTNATLRGDALLESICWSAAHYAGGRRGDDISAVLVERQKNGGGPWG from the coding sequence ATGATGATCCTCGACCCCCAGGCCGCGACGACGATACCGCACAGCATGCGGCTGGTGCTGCTTGTCGACGACAGCCGGGCACAAAGGCGGACCCTGGCGGTGCAGCTGCTCCGCGCCGGCTACCAGGTGGTCGAGGCGGCCAGCGGCGACGAGGCGATGCGCATCTGCCTGGAGCGGCGGCCCGACATCGTCATCTCGGACTGGATGATGCCGGGCCAAAGCGGGCTGGAATTTTGCCGCCGCTTTCGCGAGATGCAGTCGGACCGCTATGGCTATTTCATCCTGCTGACCTCGCGCAACGACAAGAAGGACATCGCCCAGGGGCTGCGCGCCGGCGCCGACGAATTCCTGACCAAGCCGGTCTCGGGCGCCGAACTGCTGGCGCGGCTTTCCGCCAGCGAACGCATCCTGCGCATGGAGGAAAGCCTGCGCAGCGCCAATACCCAGCTCAGCGCCACCCTGGCCCAGCTGCGCGAGACCCAGGCCGCGATCGACCGCGACCTGCGCGAGGCGCAGCGCCTCCAGCAGGGGCTGGTGCGGGAACGCCATGGCCGCTACGGCGATTTCGACCTTTCGCTGCTGATGCGCCCGGCCGGCCATATCGGCGGCGACCTGGTCGGCTTCTTTCCGATCAACGCCCGCCGCGTCGGGCTGTTCGCGCTGGACGTGGCGGGCCATGGCGTCGCCTCGGCACTGCTTTGCGCGCGGCTGGCGGCGCTGCTTTCCGGTGGGACGGACCAGAACATCGCGCTGCGCATCACCGACCTGGGCCTTTACGACGCCCGCCCGCCGACCGAGGTGCTGCGCCACCTGAACACGCTGATGATCGAGGAATTGCGTACCGAATCCTATTTCACCATGGTCTATGCCGATCTGGATTTCCTGACCGGCCAGCTGCGCCTGGTGCAGGCGGGCCACCCCCATCCGGTGCTGCAACGCGCCGACGGCCGCATCGAGCGCATCGGCGGCGGCGGCCTGCCCGTGGGGGTGTTTCCCGATGCCGCGTATGACGAGGTGCAATTGGCGCTTGGACCCGGCGACCGGCTGTTCATCAGCTCGGACGGCCTCACGGAAAGCGAGAATGCGCGCGGCGAACCCCTGGGCGAAGAAGGGCTGAATGCCATCCTGCGCACCAATGCCACGCTGCGCGGCGATGCACTGCTGGAATCGATCTGC
- a CDS encoding Hpt domain-containing protein, translated as MLDWNRINELRGEVGDDEFQLILELFLDEVEGVIMRLSRRDVLQLETDLHFLKGCAWNLGFVDFGNLCDAGERKAAGGRGPGGRGRCRIAAGQLFRVETGADAPAGRGAASRQADAPCLSAGQIRNSASTGSRVMSR; from the coding sequence ATGCTGGATTGGAACCGTATCAACGAACTGCGCGGGGAGGTCGGCGATGACGAATTCCAGCTGATCCTGGAACTGTTTCTGGACGAGGTCGAAGGTGTCATCATGCGCCTGTCGCGCCGGGACGTGCTGCAGCTGGAAACCGACCTGCATTTCCTGAAAGGATGCGCCTGGAACCTGGGCTTTGTCGATTTCGGCAATCTTTGCGATGCAGGCGAACGCAAGGCGGCCGGGGGCCGGGGGCCGGGCGGCCGAGGTCGATGCCGAATCGCTGCTGGCCAGTTATTCCGCGTCGAAACAGGCGCTGATGCGCCAGCTGGACGCGGCGCTGCGTCCCGACAAGCGGATGCGCCTTGCCTGAGCGCCGGTCAGATCAGGAATTCCGCCAGCACCGGATCGCGGGTGATGTCGCGATAG
- the ilvA gene encoding threonine ammonia-lyase IlvA — translation MENFAASVRQAGIALRDLFEPTPLQKNDHLSAKYGAEIWLKREDLTPVRSYKLRGAFNAMRKIGAGPQGHFVCASAGNHAQGMAYACRHFGTRGTIFMPVTTPRQKIDKTRIFGNGAIEIVLTGDYFDQTLAAAQDFARAQGATFLSPFDDPDIIEGQATVGLELLDQLDAAPDVVVLPVGGGGLAAGVTRLLAELAPGTRAEFAEPEGGASLREALLAGAPVTLPAVDNFVDGAAVARIGDLPFAALRGFGAERVHTAPEDRICATMLEMLNIEGIVLEPAGALAVDVLRDIPDLAGKRVVCICSGGNFDFERLPEVKERAQRFSGLKRYFILRMPQRPGALRDFLQLLGPEDDIARFEYLKKSARNFGSVLIGIETTAPENLARLCDRLEAAGIGYRDITRDPVLAEFLI, via the coding sequence ATGGAAAACTTTGCCGCCTCTGTCCGCCAGGCCGGGATCGCGCTGCGCGACCTTTTCGAGCCGACGCCCTTGCAGAAGAACGATCACCTCTCGGCGAAATACGGTGCCGAGATCTGGCTGAAACGCGAAGACCTGACGCCGGTGCGCAGCTACAAGCTGCGCGGCGCCTTCAACGCCATGCGCAAGATCGGCGCCGGGCCGCAGGGGCATTTCGTCTGCGCCAGCGCCGGCAACCACGCGCAGGGCATGGCCTATGCCTGCCGGCATTTCGGCACCCGCGGCACGATCTTCATGCCGGTCACCACGCCCCGGCAAAAGATCGACAAGACCCGCATCTTCGGCAACGGCGCCATCGAGATCGTGCTGACCGGCGATTATTTCGACCAGACGCTGGCCGCGGCGCAGGATTTCGCCCGCGCGCAGGGCGCCACCTTCCTGTCGCCCTTCGACGACCCGGACATCATCGAGGGGCAGGCCACGGTCGGGCTGGAGCTGCTCGACCAGCTGGATGCCGCGCCGGATGTCGTCGTCCTGCCGGTCGGCGGCGGGGGGCTGGCCGCCGGCGTCACCCGGTTGCTGGCCGAACTGGCCCCCGGCACCCGCGCCGAGTTCGCCGAACCGGAAGGTGGCGCCAGCCTGCGCGAGGCGCTGCTGGCGGGCGCCCCCGTGACCCTGCCCGCCGTGGACAATTTCGTCGATGGCGCCGCCGTGGCGCGGATCGGCGACCTGCCCTTTGCCGCGCTTCGCGGCTTCGGCGCCGAGCGCGTCCATACCGCGCCCGAAGATCGCATCTGCGCCACCATGCTCGAAATGCTGAACATCGAGGGCATCGTGCTGGAACCGGCCGGGGCGCTGGCAGTGGACGTGCTGCGCGACATTCCCGACCTGGCCGGCAAGCGGGTGGTCTGCATCTGTTCGGGCGGGAATTTCGACTTCGAGCGCCTGCCCGAGGTCAAGGAGCGCGCCCAGCGTTTCTCGGGGCTCAAGCGCTATTTCATCCTGCGCATGCCGCAGCGGCCCGGCGCCCTGCGCGATTTCCTGCAATTGCTGGGCCCCGAGGACGATATCGCCCGCTTCGAATACCTGAAGAAATCGGCGCGCAACTTCGGCTCGGTCCTGATCGGCATCGAGACCACCGCCCCGGAAAACCTTGCCCGGCTGTGCGACAGGCTGGAAGCGGCGGGGATCGGCTATCGCGACATCACCCGCGATCCGGTGCTGGCGGAATTCCTGATCTGA
- a CDS encoding argininosuccinate synthase, which yields MSDAPKKVVLAYSGGLDTSIILKWLQTEYGCEVITFTADLGQGEELEPARQKAELLGIKPENIHIVDVREEFVRDFVFPMFRANAVYEGLYLLGTSIARPLISKHLVDIAHRHGADAVAHGATGKGNDQVRFELSAYALDPSIKVIAPWREWDLTSRTRLIEFAEEHQIPIAKDKRGEAPFSVDANLLHTSSEGKALENPAEEAPDYVYQRTVSPEDAPDQPEYVEIGFERGDAVSINGEALSPATILTALNEYGRRHGIGRLDFVENRFVGMKSRGIYETPGGTILLEAHRGIEQITLDSGAGHLKDSIMPRYAELIYNGFWFSPEREMLQALIDKSQEHVTGTVRLKLYKGSVHTVGRWSDHSLYSEKHVTFEDDAGAYDQKDAAGFIRLNALRLKLVANRNARFK from the coding sequence ATGTCCGACGCGCCGAAGAAAGTCGTCCTTGCCTATTCGGGCGGGCTCGACACCTCGATCATCCTGAAATGGCTGCAGACCGAATATGGCTGCGAGGTCATCACCTTCACCGCCGACCTGGGCCAGGGCGAGGAACTCGAACCGGCGCGCCAGAAGGCTGAACTGCTGGGCATCAAGCCGGAAAACATTCATATCGTCGACGTGCGCGAGGAGTTCGTGCGCGACTTCGTCTTCCCGATGTTCCGCGCCAATGCGGTCTACGAGGGGCTTTACCTGCTGGGCACCTCGATCGCCCGGCCGCTGATCTCCAAGCACCTGGTGGACATCGCGCATCGCCACGGTGCCGATGCCGTGGCCCATGGCGCCACCGGCAAGGGCAATGACCAGGTCCGGTTCGAACTGTCGGCCTATGCGCTCGACCCCTCGATCAAGGTGATCGCGCCCTGGCGGGAATGGGATCTGACCTCGCGCACCCGGCTGATCGAATTCGCCGAAGAACACCAGATCCCGATCGCCAAGGACAAGCGCGGCGAGGCGCCCTTCTCGGTCGATGCCAACCTGCTGCACACCAGCAGCGAGGGCAAGGCGCTGGAAAATCCCGCCGAGGAAGCACCCGATTACGTCTACCAGCGCACCGTCAGCCCCGAGGACGCGCCCGACCAGCCCGAATATGTCGAGATCGGCTTCGAGCGTGGCGATGCGGTGTCGATCAACGGCGAGGCGCTGTCGCCTGCCACCATCCTGACGGCGCTGAACGAATATGGCCGCAGGCATGGTATCGGCCGGCTCGACTTCGTGGAAAACCGCTTTGTCGGCATGAAGTCGCGCGGCATCTACGAGACCCCCGGCGGCACCATCCTGCTGGAAGCGCATCGCGGCATCGAGCAGATCACGCTGGACAGCGGCGCCGGGCACCTCAAGGATTCGATTATGCCGCGCTATGCCGAGCTGATCTACAACGGCTTCTGGTTCAGCCCCGAGCGCGAGATGCTGCAGGCGCTGATCGACAAGAGCCAGGAACATGTGACCGGTACCGTGCGGCTGAAGCTCTACAAGGGCAGCGTCCACACGGTCGGCCGCTGGTCGGACCATTCGCTCTACAGCGAAAAGCACGTCACCTTCGAGGACGATGCCGGCGCCTATGACCAGAAGGACGCGGCGGGCTTCATCCGGCTCAACGCGCTGCGGCTGAAGCTGGTGGCCAATCGCAACGCCAGGTTCAAGTAG
- the mog gene encoding molybdopterin adenylyltransferase has protein sequence MSRPAHIAIVTVSDRAASGEYEDKGGPGAEAWLRAAITSPLDITRRIIPDGREIVADCLRDLADEQGADLILITGGTGPAPRDQTPEAMAEVIEKELPGFGEEMRRASLREVPTAILSRQTAGIRGATLMITLPGKPSAIATCLDAVFAAVPYCLDLIGAAYVETDPARIKAFRPKT, from the coding sequence ATGTCCCGTCCCGCCCATATCGCCATCGTCACCGTCTCGGACCGTGCCGCCAGCGGCGAGTACGAGGACAAGGGCGGTCCGGGGGCCGAGGCCTGGCTGCGCGCCGCCATCACCTCGCCCCTGGACATCACCCGCCGCATCATTCCCGACGGGCGCGAGATCGTCGCGGATTGCCTGCGCGACCTGGCTGACGAACAGGGCGCCGACCTGATCCTGATTACCGGCGGCACCGGCCCGGCGCCGCGCGACCAGACGCCCGAGGCCATGGCCGAGGTGATCGAAAAGGAACTGCCCGGCTTTGGCGAGGAAATGCGCCGCGCCAGCCTGCGCGAGGTGCCGACCGCCATCCTGTCGCGCCAGACCGCGGGCATCCGCGGCGCCACGCTGATGATCACCCTGCCGGGCAAGCCCTCGGCCATTGCCACCTGCCTCGATGCGGTCTTTGCGGCGGTGCCCTATTGTCTCGACCTGATCGGCGCGGCTTATGTCGAAACCGATCCTGCCCGCATCAAGGCGTTCCGGCCGAAGACATAG
- a CDS encoding nucleoside/nucleotide kinase family protein — MEEILDLVARLGPGRRIVAIVGAPGSGKSTLAAQLVAGLADAVLVPMDGFHLDNRLLEAGGLRGCKGAPETFDAAGFVALVRRLKAGGEVIHPVFDRGLDLAIAGAGRVGADDRLVVVEGNYLLLDRAPWRELAGLWDLSVMLDVSMPELRRRLTARWQGLGRSPAEVTAHLENDLGNADLVLRESLPADLLVRPAAMSSAGTP, encoded by the coding sequence ATGGAAGAAATACTGGACCTTGTGGCGCGGCTGGGCCCGGGACGGCGCATCGTGGCCATCGTCGGGGCGCCCGGATCGGGAAAATCCACCCTGGCCGCGCAGCTGGTGGCCGGGCTTGCGGATGCGGTCCTGGTGCCGATGGACGGGTTCCACCTGGACAACCGCCTGCTGGAGGCGGGCGGGCTGCGCGGCTGCAAGGGCGCGCCCGAGACCTTCGACGCGGCGGGGTTCGTCGCGCTGGTGCGGCGGCTCAAGGCCGGGGGCGAGGTGATCCATCCGGTCTTCGACCGGGGCCTGGACCTGGCCATCGCCGGCGCCGGCCGGGTCGGAGCGGATGATCGGCTGGTGGTGGTCGAGGGCAATTACCTGCTGCTGGACCGCGCGCCCTGGCGCGAACTGGCCGGGCTTTGGGATCTGTCGGTCATGCTGGACGTGTCGATGCCGGAGCTGCGCCGCCGCCTGACGGCGCGCTGGCAGGGACTAGGGCGTTCCCCCGCCGAAGTGACGGCGCATCTGGAGAACGACCTCGGCAATGCCGACCTGGTACTGCGCGAATCGCTGCCCGCCGACCTGCTGGTCCGGCCGGCGGCTATGTCTTCGGCCGGAACGCCTTGA
- a CDS encoding ATP-binding cassette domain-containing protein, which translates to MNANTSAEPLLKARGLVKRYGKVTALDHCDFDLMPGEILAVIGDNGAGKSSLIKALSGAVQPDEGEITLEGRPVRFASPLDARGHGIECVYQTLAMSPALSIADNMFMGRELRKPGIMGQWFRKLDRPAMEKFAREKLTELGLMTIQNINQAVETLSGGQRQGVAVARAAAFGSKVVILDEPTAALGVKESRRVLELIRDVRSRGIPIILISHNMPHVFEVADRIHIHRLGRRLCVIRPDDYSMSDAVAFMTGAKVPDEVATAA; encoded by the coding sequence ATGAACGCGAACACTTCCGCAGAACCGCTTCTGAAAGCCCGCGGCCTGGTCAAGCGCTATGGTAAGGTGACGGCGCTGGACCATTGCGACTTCGACCTGATGCCGGGCGAGATCCTGGCGGTCATCGGCGACAACGGCGCCGGCAAGTCTTCGCTGATCAAGGCGCTGTCCGGGGCGGTCCAGCCCGACGAGGGCGAAATCACGCTGGAGGGCAGGCCGGTGCGCTTTGCCAGCCCGCTGGATGCGCGCGGCCATGGCATCGAATGCGTCTATCAGACGCTGGCCATGTCCCCTGCCCTCTCCATCGCCGACAACATGTTCATGGGCCGCGAATTGCGCAAACCCGGCATCATGGGCCAGTGGTTCCGCAAACTCGACCGCCCGGCGATGGAGAAATTCGCCCGCGAGAAGCTGACCGAGCTTGGGCTGATGACGATCCAGAACATCAACCAGGCGGTGGAGACGCTGTCGGGCGGCCAGCGCCAGGGCGTGGCGGTGGCGCGGGCGGCCGCCTTCGGCTCCAAGGTGGTGATCCTGGACGAACCGACGGCGGCACTTGGCGTCAAGGAAAGCCGCCGCGTGCTGGAGTTGATCCGCGACGTGCGCTCGCGCGGGATCCCGATCATCCTGATCAGCCACAACATGCCGCATGTCTTCGAGGTGGCCGACCGCATCCATATCCACCGGCTGGGCCGGCGGCTGTGCGTGATCCGGCCGGACGATTATTCCATGTCGGACGCGGTGGCCTTCATGACCGGGGCGAAGGTGCCGGACGAGGTGGCGACGGCGGCCTGA
- a CDS encoding ABC transporter permease has protein sequence MSSDTKTATSYEEGLQGASDKVAEFHEQKTALKRLQHWLHMTPSAVPMIVLVAAIIVFGLLSPNFFKAVTLSTILQQIAIVGILGCAQSLVVLTAGIDLSVGAIAVFSSVLMGQFTFRYGIPAPLAIALGLAAGTAMGFANGWLVARIKLPPFIVTLGTWQIILAANYIYSANETIRSSAIAAEAPALQFWGYSIQPGGVKILYAVFLMVALVAILAYVLRHTAWGRHVYAVGDDPEAAELAGVRTRRVLIQVYALAGLFCAIAGWVMIGRFGSVSPSASTGQLGNIQSITAVVIGGISLFGGRGSIVGMFFGALIVGVFEMGLKMVGTDPQWTFFLIGLLIILAVAVDQWIRKASA, from the coding sequence ATGTCATCCGACACCAAGACGGCCACCAGCTACGAGGAAGGCCTGCAAGGCGCCTCGGACAAGGTTGCCGAGTTCCACGAACAGAAAACCGCCCTGAAGCGCCTGCAGCACTGGCTGCACATGACGCCTTCGGCGGTGCCGATGATCGTCCTGGTCGCGGCGATCATCGTCTTCGGGCTGCTGTCGCCGAACTTCTTCAAGGCGGTGACACTGTCCACCATCCTGCAGCAGATCGCCATCGTCGGCATCCTGGGCTGCGCGCAGTCGCTGGTGGTGCTGACGGCGGGGATCGACCTTTCGGTCGGGGCCATCGCGGTGTTCTCCTCGGTGCTGATGGGGCAGTTCACCTTTCGCTATGGCATCCCGGCGCCGCTGGCCATCGCGCTGGGGCTGGCGGCGGGCACGGCCATGGGTTTTGCCAACGGCTGGCTGGTCGCGCGCATCAAGCTGCCGCCCTTCATCGTGACGCTGGGCACCTGGCAGATCATCCTGGCGGCGAACTACATCTATTCCGCAAACGAGACCATCCGCTCCTCGGCCATCGCCGCCGAGGCGCCGGCGCTGCAATTCTGGGGCTATTCCATCCAGCCCGGCGGGGTGAAGATCCTCTATGCCGTCTTCCTGATGGTGGCGCTGGTCGCGATCCTGGCCTACGTCCTGCGCCATACTGCCTGGGGCCGGCATGTCTATGCCGTCGGCGACGACCCGGAGGCGGCGGAGCTGGCCGGGGTGCGCACCAGGCGGGTGCTGATCCAGGTCTATGCGCTGGCGGGCCTGTTCTGCGCCATCGCGGGCTGGGTGATGATCGGCCGCTTCGGCTCGGTCTCGCCCTCGGCCTCGACCGGGCAACTGGGCAACATCCAGTCCATCACCGCGGTGGTGATCGGCGGGATCAGCCTGTTCGGCGGCCGCGGCTCGATCGTCGGCATGTTCTTCGGCGCGCTGATCGTCGGCGTGTTCGAGATGGGGCTGAAGATGGTCGGCACCGATCCGCAATGGACCTTCTTCCTCATCGGCCTGCTCATCATCCTCGCCGTGGCGGTGGATCAATGGATCAGAAAGGCATCGGCATGA
- a CDS encoding sugar ABC transporter substrate-binding protein encodes MTKTKLLRAALAGSTLTLIAGMAQADSACLITKTDTNPFFVKMKEGAQAKASELGIELKSYAGRIDGDHESQVSAIEACIADGAKGILITASDTKAIVDSVQAARDAGLLVIALDTPLDPVDAADATFATDNFKAGELIGQWARATMGDAAAEARIALLDLAISQPSVDVLRDQGFLQGFGVELGDPEKWGDETDPRIVGHEVTSGNEEGGLKAMETLLAKDSDINLVYTINEPAAAGAYEALKAVGRENDVLIVSVDGGCPGVQNVAEGVIGATSQQYPLDMAARGIEAIAAFAKDGTKPAPTEGKDFVDTGVQLVTDKPAEGVESIDSARGAELCWG; translated from the coding sequence ATGACCAAGACCAAACTGCTGCGCGCTGCGCTGGCGGGCTCGACCCTGACCCTGATCGCCGGCATGGCGCAGGCGGACAGCGCCTGTCTGATCACCAAGACCGACACCAACCCCTTCTTCGTGAAGATGAAGGAAGGCGCCCAGGCCAAGGCCAGCGAACTGGGGATCGAGCTGAAATCCTATGCCGGCCGCATCGACGGCGACCATGAAAGCCAGGTCTCGGCCATCGAGGCCTGCATCGCCGACGGCGCCAAGGGCATCCTGATCACCGCCTCGGACACCAAGGCCATCGTCGATTCCGTGCAGGCGGCGCGGGATGCCGGGCTGCTGGTGATCGCGCTGGACACGCCGCTGGACCCGGTCGACGCGGCGGATGCGACCTTCGCCACCGACAATTTCAAGGCCGGCGAACTGATCGGCCAATGGGCCAGGGCCACCATGGGCGATGCGGCGGCCGAGGCCAGGATCGCGCTTCTGGACCTAGCGATCTCGCAGCCCTCGGTCGACGTGCTGCGCGACCAGGGCTTCCTGCAAGGCTTCGGCGTCGAGCTGGGCGACCCCGAGAAATGGGGCGACGAGACCGATCCGCGCATCGTCGGCCACGAGGTCACCTCGGGCAACGAGGAAGGCGGGCTGAAGGCGATGGAGACGCTGCTGGCCAAGGATTCCGACATCAACCTAGTCTATACCATCAACGAACCCGCCGCCGCCGGCGCCTATGAGGCGCTGAAGGCCGTCGGGCGCGAGAACGACGTGCTGATCGTCTCGGTCGATGGCGGCTGCCCCGGCGTGCAGAACGTCGCGGAGGGCGTGATCGGCGCCACCTCGCAGCAATATCCGCTGGACATGGCGGCGCGCGGCATCGAGGCCATCGCCGCCTTCGCCAAGGACGGCACCAAGCCCGCGCCGACCGAGGGCAAGGATTTCGTCGATACCGGCGTGCAGCTGGTCACCGACAAGCCGGCCGAGGGCGTCGAATCCATCGACTCGGCCCGCGGCGCCGAGCTTTGCTGGGGCTGA
- a CDS encoding ROK family transcriptional regulator, with protein MPNTNPGATPQGVRSQNERLILWLIRRNGPMPRAALAQATGLSAQAVTNITRELIAAGLLDAGGERRRGKVGQPLLPLALAPDGALFLGLKVGRRVAELVLVDFAGAIRQIRVLPHAYPQPDAIRDFAIAGVAEILSGLTEAQHARLAGMGIASPFYLWDWAEEMQPWRGRDLRAELAEALDLPVWLENDGSCACGAEMMFGTEELPQDFLYFYVAHFAGGGVVLDGRLRLGPSRNAGAMGSCPVPGGRQVLDVASISVLETALGDDLPLEDAAWDLPPGIVREWLDESARVLSHAALGAVAVLDLPLVVIDGAMPAALRAGLVQATAAGLAGMRHHGVTLPEVRAGTLGRRARTLGAAALPLGAGFLPGGSFSVPRPGRNGHETRGTRPAFP; from the coding sequence ATGCCGAACACCAATCCGGGGGCGACGCCGCAGGGGGTCCGCAGCCAGAACGAGCGGCTGATCCTGTGGCTGATTCGCCGCAACGGGCCGATGCCGCGCGCCGCGCTGGCCCAGGCCACGGGCCTGTCCGCGCAGGCCGTCACCAACATCACGCGCGAGCTGATCGCCGCCGGCCTGCTGGACGCTGGGGGTGAGCGGCGGCGCGGCAAGGTGGGCCAGCCGTTGCTGCCCTTGGCCTTGGCGCCGGACGGGGCGCTGTTTCTGGGCCTCAAGGTCGGGCGCCGGGTGGCCGAGCTGGTGCTGGTCGATTTCGCCGGCGCGATCCGGCAGATCCGGGTGCTGCCCCATGCCTATCCGCAGCCCGACGCGATTCGCGATTTTGCCATCGCCGGCGTGGCCGAGATCCTCTCGGGCCTGACCGAGGCGCAACATGCGCGTCTGGCGGGCATGGGCATTGCCAGCCCTTTCTACCTGTGGGACTGGGCCGAGGAGATGCAGCCCTGGCGCGGCCGCGACCTGCGCGCCGAACTGGCCGAGGCGCTGGACCTGCCGGTCTGGCTGGAGAATGACGGCTCCTGCGCCTGCGGGGCCGAGATGATGTTCGGCACCGAGGAATTGCCGCAGGATTTCCTGTATTTCTATGTCGCGCATTTCGCCGGCGGCGGCGTGGTGCTGGACGGGCGGCTGCGGCTGGGGCCGTCGCGCAATGCGGGTGCCATGGGCTCCTGTCCGGTGCCGGGTGGCCGGCAGGTGCTGGACGTGGCCTCGATCTCGGTGCTGGAAACGGCCTTGGGGGACGATCTGCCGCTGGAGGATGCGGCCTGGGATCTGCCGCCCGGTATCGTGCGGGAATGGCTGGACGAATCGGCGCGGGTACTGTCCCATGCGGCGCTGGGGGCGGTGGCCGTGCTGGACCTGCCGCTGGTGGTGATCGACGGTGCCATGCCGGCCGCGCTGCGGGCCGGGCTGGTGCAGGCGACCGCGGCCGGCCTGGCCGGGATGCGCCATCACGGCGTCACCCTGCCCGAGGTGCGCGCCGGAACCCTGGGCCGCCGGGCCCGCACGCTGGGGGCGGCCGCGCTGCCGCTGGGGGCGGGCTTCCTGCCGGGCGGCAGTTTCTCGGTCCCGCGGCCGGGCCGGAACGGGCATGAAACCCGAGGAACGCGCCCCGCGTTCCCGTGA
- a CDS encoding DnaJ C-terminal domain-containing protein, translating into MADDPYKALGLGKNASQDDIKRAYRRIAKTDHPDLNPDPAAHERFKAASTAYDLLKDPEQRARFDRGEIDAQGQERPQRHYYREYAEQGDNPYRQPHGFDDLSDVFSDLFGGRAGGGRRGGARSFDMRGPDQRFTLEIDFMTAARGGSTRITMPDGAVLEVRIPEGAHDGQVIRLRGKGGPGMGNGEPGDALLTLIVAEDPDWKRDGNDIETTLPITIDEAVLGGKVEAPTIDGPVMLTIPRGASSGQKLRLKGRGIKGADGRRGDQHVVLKIVMPPRIDDELARFVENWRQNHAYDPRRGR; encoded by the coding sequence ATGGCCGACGATCCATACAAGGCGCTGGGGCTGGGCAAGAATGCCAGCCAGGACGACATCAAGCGGGCCTATCGCCGGATCGCCAAGACCGACCACCCGGACCTCAATCCCGACCCCGCCGCGCATGAGCGTTTCAAGGCCGCCTCGACCGCCTATGACCTGCTGAAGGATCCCGAGCAGCGTGCGCGTTTCGACCGCGGCGAGATCGACGCCCAGGGGCAGGAGCGGCCGCAGCGGCATTACTATCGCGAATATGCCGAGCAGGGCGACAACCCCTATCGCCAGCCGCATGGTTTCGACGATCTGTCGGATGTGTTTTCGGACCTGTTCGGCGGTCGTGCCGGCGGCGGGCGGCGCGGCGGCGCGCGCAGCTTCGACATGCGCGGCCCAGACCAGCGATTCACGCTGGAGATCGACTTCATGACCGCGGCGCGCGGTGGCTCGACCCGGATCACCATGCCCGACGGGGCTGTGCTGGAGGTCAGGATCCCCGAGGGTGCGCATGACGGCCAGGTGATCCGGCTGCGCGGCAAGGGCGGCCCCGGCATGGGCAATGGCGAGCCGGGCGATGCGCTTTTGACCCTGATCGTGGCCGAGGATCCCGACTGGAAACGCGACGGCAACGATATCGAGACCACGCTGCCCATCACCATCGACGAGGCCGTGCTGGGCGGCAAGGTCGAGGCGCCGACCATCGACGGCCCGGTGATGCTGACCATTCCGCGCGGTGCCAGTTCCGGCCAGAAGCTGCGGCTGAAGGGCCGCGGCATCAAGGGCGCGGACGGGCGGCGCGGCGACCAGCATGTGGTGCTGAAGATCGTCATGCCGCCCAGAATCGATGATGAATTGGCGCGCTTCGTGGAGAACTGGCGCCAAAACCATGCCTATGATCCGAGGAGGGGAAGATGA
- a CDS encoding DUF1289 domain-containing protein: protein MKPSTPCIDICQIDPASRLCTGCLRSIDEITRWGRMTEAERLAIMAALPARRPAD from the coding sequence ATGAAGCCCTCGACCCCCTGCATCGACATCTGCCAGATCGACCCGGCAAGCCGGCTTTGCACCGGCTGCCTGCGCAGCATCGACGAGATCACCCGCTGGGGCCGGATGACCGAGGCCGAGCGGCTGGCCATCATGGCAGCGCTGCCCGCGCGCCGGCCGGCGGATTAG